A window of Triplophysa dalaica isolate WHDGS20190420 chromosome 7, ASM1584641v1, whole genome shotgun sequence contains these coding sequences:
- the LOC130425760 gene encoding trafficking protein particle complex subunit 6b-like, whose amino-acid sequence MRADATADAYHDSTEALLKFTKNTLCFKDELNVMTFICKDFCNSVFKKQIDNLRTIHQGIYVLQDNKFRLLTQLSAGKQHLEHAPKFLAFTCGLVRGALSNIGVKSIVTAEVSVMPVCKFQVMVQKM is encoded by the exons ATGAGGGCTGACGCTACCGCTGACGCTTACCACGACAGCACAGAGGCACTGCTTAA GTTTACCAAAAACACACTGTGTTTCAAAGATGAGCTTAATGTCATGACGTTTATCTGCAAAGATTTCTGCAACAGTGTTTTTAAGAAGCAAATTGACAACCTGAGAACCATTCACCAG GGTATTTATGTGCTACAAGATAATAAGTTCCGCTTGCTGACCCAACTGTCTGCAGGCAAACAGCATCTTGAACATGCACCGAAG TTTTTGGCCTTCACCTGCGGCTTGGTCCGGGGAGCACTTTCAAACATTGGTGTTAAAAGTATAGTCACTGCAGAAGTGTCTGTCATGCCAGTct GCAAATTCCAGGTGATGGTCCAGAAGATGTGA